The Primulina huaijiensis isolate GDHJ02 chromosome 12, ASM1229523v2, whole genome shotgun sequence genome has a window encoding:
- the LOC140989169 gene encoding BTB/POZ domain-containing protein At2g30600 isoform X1, with protein sequence MEKKQKKFLTVAPFECAWHDDLRFREAGRGCVAFDAFAHNDVTIVFRENAGSQHYHYKRDNSPHYTVIIGSHRNKRLNIEVSGKTVVDVAGVDLCCSSTFQSYWISIYDGLISIGKGRYPFQNLVFQWLDSNPNRSVQYVGLSSWDRHVGYRNFNVLPLMQNHISLWKHVDCGEYSGMDDADEELQDDFGGYENWGLQSFLENWELSDVIIFVGAEERAVPGHKVILAASGNFGLNFSGENCIHLEDVSYPILHAFLEYLYTGHTCIQESHLNSLKSLSLQFEVITLARQCEEMMERFKLNKKLFDSGRSIEISYPSSRLNCGTVFLNKLPIDVKRLNNFRLAGEYTDVDIYIEGHGKVARSHRIILGLWSVPFTKMFTNGMTESVSSEVHLKDVYFEAFKIMLEFMYTGVVYMEDTMDINTLLLQLLLLADQFGVSLLHQECCKRLLEHLSEDSVCQILQVISSIPSCKLIEETCERKFSMNFDYCTTASIDFVMLDKETFGSILQHPDLTVTSEERVLNAIFLWFVKAEELFGWDRVDEIMLNSTPELIFGERLKSVEEFLCYVRFSLLSFSVLKKLEKSNLCRRLPALDNLVKEATSFLEIGASGNEKDLNVRFQHRRSSFKELQYICNGDGNGVLYFAGTSYGEHQWVNPVLSKKVSILASSPLSRFTDPKVLVSRTYQGTSFAGPRMEGGRNTSWWMVDIGHGHQLICNYYTVRQDGSRAFIRNWSFQGSMDGNNWTNLRVHENDVTICKPGQFASWPIVGSNALLPFRLFRLILTGTTTDATNPWNFCICFLELYGYFR encoded by the exons ATGGAGAAGAAGCAAAAGAAGTTCTTAACTGTGGCACCATTTGAGTGTGCTTGGCATGATGACTTAAGGTTTAGGGAAGCCGGGAGAGGATGTGTAGCTTTTGATGCCTTTGCACACAATGATGTTACTATTGTCTTCCGAGAAAACGCAGGCAGTCAGCACTATCATTACAAAAGGGACAACAGTCCACATTACACTGTGATAATTGGTAGTCACAGAAATAAGAGGTTAAACATCGAGGTGAGTGGGAAAACAGttgtggatgttgctggggttGATCTTTGCTGTTCTTCAACATTCCAGAGCTATTGGATCAGCATATATGATGGGCTTATTAGTATTGGCAAAGGGAGGTACCCTTTCCAGAATCTCGTTTTTCAGTGGCTCGACTCAAATCCAAATCGAAGTGTTCAGTATGTAGGACTTAGCAGTTGGGACAGGCATGTCGGGTATCGGAATTTTAATGTGTTGCCTTTGATGCAAAACCATATATCCTTATGGAAACACGTGGATTGTGGCGAATACAGTGGCATGGATGATGCTGATGAAGAGTTGCAAGacgattttggaggatatgaaAATTGGGGTCTTCAAAGTTTTCTTGAAAACTGGGAGCTTTCGGATGTGATCATTTTCGTTGGGGCAGAGGAGAGAGCTGTACCAGGGCATAAGGTCATATTGGCTGCCTCCGGGAACTTTGGTTTGAATTTCTCAGGGGAAAATTGCATTCACCTCGAAGATGTTAGCTATCCCATTCTTCATGCATTTCTTGAATACCTTTACACCGGCCACACCTGT atTCAGGAGTCGCATCTCAATTCTCTTAAATCTCTGAGCTTACAGTTTGAAGTGATTACGTTGGCGAGGCAGTGTGAAGAAATGATGGAACGTTTCAAACTCAACAAGAAACTTTTTGACTCTGGCAGAAGTATAGAGATCTCATACCCCAGCTCTCGACTGAATTGTGGCACTGTTTTTCTGAACAAATTACCAATTGATGTAAAGAGGCTTAATAATTTTAGATTGGCTGGTGAATACACTGATGTAGATATCTACATTGAAGGTCATGGCAAAGTTGCACGGTCACATAGAATAATCCTTGGGTTGTGGAGTGTCCCTTTTACAAAG ATGTTTACTAATGGAATGACTGAAAGCGTTTCCTCGGAAGTTCATTTGAAAGATGTGTACTTcgaagcatttaaaatcatgtTGGAGTTCATGTATACTGGAGTTGTTTACATGGAGGACACCATGGACATCAACACATTACTACTTCAGCTTCTATTGTTGGCAGATCAGTTTGGGGTTTCTCTTCTTCATCAGGAGTGCTGCAAGAGACTCTTAGAACACCTGTCTGAG GACTCAGTGTGCCAAATTTTGCAAGTAATCTCATCCATTCCTTCATGCAAACTTATCGAGGAGACTTGCGAGCGAAAATTCTCAATGAATTTTGATTATTGCACGACTGCCAGCATCGATTTTGTTATGTTAGACAAAGAAACATTTGGCAGCATTCTTCAG CATCCAGATTTGACAGTAACTTCTGAAGAACGAGTTCTCAATGCAATATTTCTTTGGTTTGTGAAAGCAGAAGAATTGTTTGGATGGGACAGAGTAGATGAAATTATGTTGAATTCCACGCCAGAACTTATTTTTGGTGAAAGGCTCAAATCTGTTGAAGAATTTTTATGTTACGTGCGGTTCTCTTTGTTGTCATTTTCGGTACTTAAAAAG TTGGAGAAAAGCAACCTTTGTAGGCGCTTACCTGCTCTCGACAACTTG GTGAAAGAAGCCACTTCTTTTCTGGAAATTGGAGCTTCTGGCAATGAAAAAGACCTCAA TGTCAGATTCCAGCATAGGAGATCAAGTTTTAAGGAACTCCAGTACATATGCAATGGCGATGGTAATGGGGTGTTGTACTTCGCAGGCACTTCGTACGGGGAACATCAGTGGGTAAATCCTGTTCTATCAAAG AAAGTAAGTATTCTGGCAAGCAGTCCTCTTTCCAGATTCACCGATCCAAAAGTTTTAGTCTCCAGGACGTACCAG GGAACATCTTTTGCTGGGCCTCGGATGGAGGGTGGGAGAAATACTTCATGGTGGATGGTTGATATTGGCCATGGTCACCAG CTTATATGCAACTATTACACAGTGAGACAGGATGGATCAAGAGCTTTCATTAGGAATTGGAGTTTCCAG GGTTCCATGGATGGAAACAATTGGACGAACTTGAGAGTACACGAGAACGATGTAACCATATGCAAGCCTGGCCAGTTTGCATCATGGCCTATAGTCGGTTCAAACGCCCTTCTTCCTTTCAGATTATTTCGTCTCATTCTTACTGGTACCACAACGGATGCTACAAACCCATGGAACTTTTGCATTTGCTTCTTGGAGCTTTACGGTTACTTTCGGTGA
- the LOC140989169 gene encoding BTB/POZ domain-containing protein At2g30600 isoform X2, with amino-acid sequence MEKKQKKFLTVAPFECAWHDDLRFREAGRGCVAFDAFAHNDVTIVFRENAGSQHYHYKRDNSPHYTVIIGSHRNKRLNIEVSGKTVVDVAGVDLCCSSTFQSYWISIYDGLISIGKGRYPFQNLVFQWLDSNPNRSVQYVGLSSWDRHVGYRNFNVLPLMQNHISLWKHVDCGEYSGMDDADEELQDDFGGYENWGLQSFLENWELSDVIIFVGAEERAVPGHKVILAASGNFGLNFSGENCIHLEDVSYPILHAFLEYLYTGHTCIQESHLNSLKSLSLQFEVITLARQCEEMMERFKLNKKLFDSGRSIEISYPSSRLNCGTVFLNKLPIDVKRLNNFRLAGEYTDVDIYIEGHGKVARSHRIILGLWSVPFTKMFTNGMTESVSSEVHLKDVYFEAFKIMLEFMYTGVVYMEDTMDINTLLLQLLLLADQFGVSLLHQECCKRLLEHLSEDSVCQILQVISSIPSCKLIEETCERKFSMNFDYCTTASIDFVMLDKETFGSILQHPDLTVTSEERVLNAIFLWFVKAEELFGWDRVDEIMLNSTPELIFGERLKSVEEFLCYVRFSLLSFSVLKKLEKSNLCRRLPALDNLVKEATSFLEIGASGNEKDLKQCQIPA; translated from the exons ATGGAGAAGAAGCAAAAGAAGTTCTTAACTGTGGCACCATTTGAGTGTGCTTGGCATGATGACTTAAGGTTTAGGGAAGCCGGGAGAGGATGTGTAGCTTTTGATGCCTTTGCACACAATGATGTTACTATTGTCTTCCGAGAAAACGCAGGCAGTCAGCACTATCATTACAAAAGGGACAACAGTCCACATTACACTGTGATAATTGGTAGTCACAGAAATAAGAGGTTAAACATCGAGGTGAGTGGGAAAACAGttgtggatgttgctggggttGATCTTTGCTGTTCTTCAACATTCCAGAGCTATTGGATCAGCATATATGATGGGCTTATTAGTATTGGCAAAGGGAGGTACCCTTTCCAGAATCTCGTTTTTCAGTGGCTCGACTCAAATCCAAATCGAAGTGTTCAGTATGTAGGACTTAGCAGTTGGGACAGGCATGTCGGGTATCGGAATTTTAATGTGTTGCCTTTGATGCAAAACCATATATCCTTATGGAAACACGTGGATTGTGGCGAATACAGTGGCATGGATGATGCTGATGAAGAGTTGCAAGacgattttggaggatatgaaAATTGGGGTCTTCAAAGTTTTCTTGAAAACTGGGAGCTTTCGGATGTGATCATTTTCGTTGGGGCAGAGGAGAGAGCTGTACCAGGGCATAAGGTCATATTGGCTGCCTCCGGGAACTTTGGTTTGAATTTCTCAGGGGAAAATTGCATTCACCTCGAAGATGTTAGCTATCCCATTCTTCATGCATTTCTTGAATACCTTTACACCGGCCACACCTGT atTCAGGAGTCGCATCTCAATTCTCTTAAATCTCTGAGCTTACAGTTTGAAGTGATTACGTTGGCGAGGCAGTGTGAAGAAATGATGGAACGTTTCAAACTCAACAAGAAACTTTTTGACTCTGGCAGAAGTATAGAGATCTCATACCCCAGCTCTCGACTGAATTGTGGCACTGTTTTTCTGAACAAATTACCAATTGATGTAAAGAGGCTTAATAATTTTAGATTGGCTGGTGAATACACTGATGTAGATATCTACATTGAAGGTCATGGCAAAGTTGCACGGTCACATAGAATAATCCTTGGGTTGTGGAGTGTCCCTTTTACAAAG ATGTTTACTAATGGAATGACTGAAAGCGTTTCCTCGGAAGTTCATTTGAAAGATGTGTACTTcgaagcatttaaaatcatgtTGGAGTTCATGTATACTGGAGTTGTTTACATGGAGGACACCATGGACATCAACACATTACTACTTCAGCTTCTATTGTTGGCAGATCAGTTTGGGGTTTCTCTTCTTCATCAGGAGTGCTGCAAGAGACTCTTAGAACACCTGTCTGAG GACTCAGTGTGCCAAATTTTGCAAGTAATCTCATCCATTCCTTCATGCAAACTTATCGAGGAGACTTGCGAGCGAAAATTCTCAATGAATTTTGATTATTGCACGACTGCCAGCATCGATTTTGTTATGTTAGACAAAGAAACATTTGGCAGCATTCTTCAG CATCCAGATTTGACAGTAACTTCTGAAGAACGAGTTCTCAATGCAATATTTCTTTGGTTTGTGAAAGCAGAAGAATTGTTTGGATGGGACAGAGTAGATGAAATTATGTTGAATTCCACGCCAGAACTTATTTTTGGTGAAAGGCTCAAATCTGTTGAAGAATTTTTATGTTACGTGCGGTTCTCTTTGTTGTCATTTTCGGTACTTAAAAAG TTGGAGAAAAGCAACCTTTGTAGGCGCTTACCTGCTCTCGACAACTTG GTGAAAGAAGCCACTTCTTTTCTGGAAATTGGAGCTTCTGGCAATGAAAAAGACCTCAAGCAA TGTCAGATTCCAGCATAG